The window tttgaaaaaaaaagagtagaGGTGTAACCTCAGCATCCTGGCCCATTGCCCTCTGACTATCATTGCCTCAACCATCCCcatatatactgatttgcttTATCACTCTGTCTCCTCTCCACTAATAAGATGGTGTGTGATGGGCGTTCTGGTGTAATATGGCTGCCATCACATCATCCAGGTGGATGCTGCACATtggtggtggttgaggagatTCCCCCCTTCCATGTAAAGCGCTCTGAGTACCCAGAAAAGTGCtgtataaatataacaaattattataattatgtatatcCTCTTGTTGTTTCAGAGGTCAGGCTGGTTGGAGGTTCTCGCTGCTCTGGGAGGTTAGAGATACTTCATGATCAGTCATGGATGTCAGTGTGTGATgctgcctttgaccagcaggatgcagaggttgtgtgtagagagctggactgtggggctcctgtacaggtgctgggagcagctgcATTTGGCAAAGGAGATGGTCATATTTGGACACAAGAGATTCACTGTAGAGGAAATGAATCTCAGATTCACCTCTGTCCAACATCCTCACACCAACTCCACTGCTCCCATGAAAATGATAAAGGGCTGGTTTGTGCTGGTAAGAGTTTAAAGAGTTGATATTCTTTTTCTGGATTCTTATTTTACTGTAACATCATCACAGAGGactttatactttttatatatgtatgtcaATCTCTTTTAGgcataataaaagtaaaactagTAAATGGTAAAAGCCCTTGTGCTGGTAGAGTGGAGCTTCTTCATagaggtcagtggggaacagtgtgtgattCTGGTTGGGATTTGgctgatgctgcagtggtgtgtagagaactggACTGTGGAGCACCTGTAGATGCTCTGGGTGATGCTCATTTTGGTGAAGGATCAGGACCAATCTGGATGAGTTTAGCATTATGTACTGGATCTGAATCCACCCTCAAGGACTGTAGGTCATCAGGATGGGGTAAAAATTACTGTGATCATACAAAAGATGCTGCAGTCATCTGCTCAGGTAAACTATTTTTCCCCATTTTCTTCAACCCTCTTAATTCTTCTTTTTCAACGTTCCACTTCCGTCTCACACACAGCCATGTCCGCACACCTTACAAAGTATACTCAACCGCGGATGAGCGTGGATGAGCATGGATGTGCGAGTTCGACACATGCGCAGTACCACCTACTCGTTCTGTCTCAACATTCACCTTGCACCTACACTGTTGAACGTGGACTGACTGCACCATCACCAAAATTAAGATGACAAAAAATTGCATCACGCGGACATTGCGTGAACCTTTGCGAAACGTCGATGGCGATGTATATGGAGATAGCATTtttgcataattccaaataaatatattatgatcCACAGATGACTGTAAAGagattaacaaacaaataaacatactgacaaataaatagaaagagATCCGTAATTTTCACAAACTCAcaaataaattcacaaataaataaaattagatttgcaaataaaaaaacatattctcaaaaatatgtttttataccacaaacacaactttgcctGGCATTCATTTGTGAAAGGCTTTCCGTTTACTCAAGTCAATCAGATAATATCCACATTTCACTGATTAATCGTAGCAAGTTCTCTATAGCCAATCACATTTTGCATCAGGGTGGTCCCATCCTGAAATAACGTACCTTAAGCCAGGCTCACACTGTGCGATTTGTAATAGTTCTTTACGATTGTTGCTTGTCGGACTGCACGAACATGATGATCATGTCACACTGTGGGATCACATTGTCGTTAATGTCAGACTGCACGACAGTCAAAACGCGTTAAAAACGCGGAGGACTGCATACCCAAATGGAAACAGTGGTGCAACATATATGATTTCCGTGTGCGGTGGACGGGGGCGCCGAAGTTTATGTGGTTAAAAGAAAACTCTAGCATTAATTCTGATCATGGCATGTCTTGAAAAACGGAAACAGTTTAGCTTTCGTCGTAGGACATGTCACACTGCAGGACTGTGCTCCAAATCTTCTGACACTGCCAGCATTTCGTCGGAGGTAAAATTTGATCGCAACAGCCATTAATCGGCTGTCAGTGAACATGTCAAACCAGCGATCAAAGACTACAGATTTTAGCCTAGGATTATAGGAATCCTTGAGGATTTAAAATTTGTCTCAGACGGCCCGTTTTGCACGTTTtgcggcagtttcaaagtgaaatgtccagagagtggcgctaaaacacacTTTCAATATGTGACCTTGGCACATTTTTATGAGTTGTTTGTCTTGATTTattggtttgcatgcatttgtaaaaatagaaattattttatataaatttatactttcattggaACAGCTAACCCCACCCCtgccctaaacctacccacttctgaacaatataaaacacacaacagACTAATATAAAcacagtcacaggtatttattgcaaaaactgaccataaacaagcagtataaaagcattacaaacaagtcctgttgcattccgagtcttctgaagccatatgatATCCTTATGCGAATAACAGAAGGTTTTAATCACTGAAAATTATCCCACTCTGTTAACGCACTCATATCTcgttcaaaaagatactcccgaaCTTTAGCATGACTCAGTCGGTCATGAGACACAaaagagccaatggcatttcacaacagCATGACGCAATCAGTCACAAGACACCCAGGagccaatagcatttcacaaccaaggctCACTTCTTCTGGCGATAactatgtgacgagttgggagtgagaacgtgttgattgcagctgttcagaattGAAATATCCGGGGCGTGTAGCTAAATGTTAATGCTCTAtggcagtggttttcaaaccagtCCTACGAGCACCCCCAACACTGAACGTTTCTGTGTCTCCTTCATCTATCACACCtgatcagctcattagtagagacagcaagacctgaaatgggtgtgtcaaaTATGAGAGACCCACAAAATATGCAGTGTTGGAGGTGCTTGCAAGACccgtttgaaaaccactgctctatggtgttggaaatatcccctacaccaggGGTACCCAACACTGTTCCTGGAGAcctccctgcagagtttagctccaactctaatcaaacacaactgTCTATTAATTATGCTCCTTCAGATCGTAAATAGTTGGTTCAGGAGtctttgatcagggttggagctgagctctgcaggaaggtagatctccaggaactgggttgagcacccctgaccTACAC of the Labeo rohita strain BAU-BD-2019 unplaced genomic scaffold, IGBB_LRoh.1.0 scaffold_2579, whole genome shotgun sequence genome contains:
- the LOC127159864 gene encoding deleted in malignant brain tumors 1 protein-like, whose amino-acid sequence is SVNVRLVGGHSRCAGRVEVHHRGQWGTVCDSGWDLADAAVVCRELDCGKPVDALGDAYFGPGSGPIWFTGTICTGSESTLKSCGTIKMKMSECNHANDASVICSEVRLVGGSRCSGRLEILHDQSWMSVCDAAFDQQDAEVVCRELDCGAPVQVLGAAAFGKGDGHIWTQEIHCRGNESQIHLCPTSSHQLHCSHENDKGLVCAGIIKVKLVNGKSPCAGRVELLHRGQWGTVCDSGWDLADAAVVCRELDCGAPVDALGDAHFGEGSGPIWMSLALCTGSESTLKD